A segment of the Ooceraea biroi isolate clonal line C1 unplaced genomic scaffold, Obir_v5.4 UnassembledTig73, whole genome shotgun sequence genome:
tatatattatatataatatatatatacagggtgtcccgggttttaaccgacaaactgcgggagcatattctactagtggaaataagaaaaaattcttatatcgagtttgcttagaatgctttattacaaagttataaaccaatattgaaaagaaatatgagataagtaacaacggattttttcacaaaatataaattatttacgcaatgatttagtgacgcatttcaaaatgttgtccttgcacatcgatacaagctagacaccgacgtagtacagaatttgttacggtacgacattcctgaaaattttgttgcatctcagtaactgaattagtaactcgttgctttaaatctatctggtgctctcctgttaggaaatctacgttgatactctcgtacggcagctcgtgcatttccgtcacagaatccgtacacgaaatgaatatcggtgtattcctcatttgaaaacacttttggcattctgatagtaattgctaattcgcacgacgattgaaatctaacagctacggttgtgaaagtaacaatcatactgaatcgtttcacatagtgaacatgaatacacgtggaatacacataacataaacatcttcgaccttccaaattctacactatgttccgttgttacttatctcatatttcttttcaatattggtttataactttgtaataaagcatttctaagcaaactcgatataagaattttttcttatttccactagtagaatatgctcccgcagtttgtcggttaaaacccgggacaccctgtatatacacatttatgaATTACAAGTTGTATTATTAATGGTAATATTATAAGgagtatatatttgtaatacataaatgtatatattataaatatatctataatctGACATTACTGTAGGGTACCTTATATGTAATacgtattgaaaatatttcaacatttcaaaatttctttgtttttttattatatatatttgaaaaaggGGTGCAAAATGTTAATCCGGGCGAAACGCGGACTATTTTCGGCACTCTACACACCATCCGTTAACATACAAGAAGTTCATTTGTTTTCCGCCGATATCGGCAAGCCTCCTTGTTCTGCTCGCGCCAGTCGCAATTGTGTTACGACCGGACGACCATACCGCGGCGAACATATAGAAAAGGTAAGaattatatgtgtgtgtatgttgaTATATACACACCcatgatatatatacatatatatatatatatattaatacattataatatttttgttattacagCAAAAAGCGAGGGCGCAACGCATCCGGAAACAACGCATCCggaaacgacgacggcgataataccaccgccaccaccatcgCAACCACCACCGTTGACGGAGCAAcaaacaacgacgacggcgatggtACCATCGCCACCACTGTCGCAATCACCACCGCCAACGGGGCAAcaaacaacgacgacgacggtgacgataCCACCGTCGACGGGGCAACAAACAACGGATCATCCACCGTCACGGGATGcaggaaaaggaagaggaagaggaagaggggcGCCCGTATCGCATAAAGTAAGtactttttctataattatatttggtTAGGTTCAGTTTtgttcgttcgcgcgcgcatgtttcttcattcattcgctcgctcgctcgttctctcgctttctctctctcttgcttcttTGCTCGTTGACAtattcgttcgctcgctcattCCTTCGTTCACTCATTCCTTACTTTTTCTGTTACACGCAAATACGCTTACGTTACGCAtcacacgcatgcacacgcgcgcgcacacatacgcatgcacgcatgcacgcacgcaatTTTTCGCCAGTAATAATTAACtgtaaacaaattatattaatcggaCCAACTGGctatatgttatttttattcaaataaacacaacgtttcgatcgTGATTCCGATCCTTTCAAGTGCTAGTCAAgtcagaaatatgaaattgttgTATGTCAGATTGTACAAACCATGGAGTagtcaaattaaatttaaaatgtataaaaacataaaagtagtcaattataaataaaatatatgttaactGTCAGATTTGTCAAAAGAATGAAAACGaatgaaaagaaaggaaacgtGGAAACAAAATAAGtactttttttgtttacacGTTTTCTTTCCATTCTTTTGACAAGTCTTACAGTTAACATacatttcaattataattaactactttttatgttttatacatttttaatttaatttgagtgCTTCATGGTTTGTACAATCTGACAcaacaatttcatatttttgacTGAACTAGCGCTTGAAAAGTTTCGGAATCAcgatcgaaacgttgtgtttattaataaattcacatttgaataaaaattacatacagCGAGTTGgtcgattaatataatttgtttacagttaaaaaatgtattttttcagcAAGTGAAAAATATCATTCGTCGCGCGCTGCAAGtggagagaaggagaatgGGGTATACACTACCCCTACCACCGCCGCCTCCCACACCGTATGCACCGTACGCGTCGCCGCCGTCCACACCGTATGCACCGTACCCATATCCAtacagatattaaaaattatctttaaaaatatgcCTTCTCCATTCcattctatataataaatatataaaaaatatattgatgtatttaattttttattacatgtgcACAATTTCCCAATAAATTCCCAGACATCCTTTTACCTGCATTAGATTgcttagaaaaaaaatgatcaaaaacgtacaatattgaaaagttACCTTATATTCAATTGCTCGTTCTGGTTCCTtcgctcgtctctctctctctccctccctccctcacGCAGTCATTCAGTTTCTTTCTAATCAGTCGTTTACTATATCGTTGTTTCATGCCTTTGACATGTTTGGTTTCATCATGTTCGCGCTTCTCTGTTTTCACACTGATTATCCGAATTTCTTTCATGTCCCTTTTACTTTTTACGTCGTTTACATTTTCGCAAACGTAAGAAGaactgtatattatatatatatataatttttatgcattGATTATTCACAGATATAATGCCCTATCacttctatttattttatttctttgccgTATAAGTTACGTATGAAtccataaaataaatgtaatgaatattataaaatctatatcatacacacacacacacacacacacacatacatatatatatgtatatgtatacattttattttataatatacatgaagTATTATTGTTGTGTGGGAGGTGGCTCTGTATTTTGGAACCACCCGGTGTTACGAGCTGATCGTAATCAGCTGCGCGCTCCGAAGACGCCCCGGACGCAACATTCTATACGtataagttattttatattaataaatatgcctatgataatgtaacataaaataataatataatataacatgtattctttacatgtatacaataaaca
Coding sequences within it:
- the LOC113563534 gene encoding formin-like protein 14, with product SSFVFRRYRQASLFCSRQSQLCYDRTTIPRRTYRKAKSEGATHPETTHPETTTAIIPPPPPSQPPPLTEQQTTTTAMVPSPPLSQSPPPTGQQTTTTTVTIPPSTGQQTTDHPPSRDAGKGRGRGRGAPVSHKQVKNIIRRALQVERRRMGYTLPLPPPPPTPYAPYASPPSTPYAPYPYPYRY